One Sodalis praecaptivus DNA segment encodes these proteins:
- the trpS gene encoding tryptophan--tRNA ligase: MSKPIVFSGAQPSGELTIGNYMGALRQWVSMQDDYDCIYCIVDLHAITARQDAQQLRKATLDVLALYLACGIDPARSTVFIQSHVPEHSQLGWLLNCYTYFGELSRMTQFKDKSARYAENINAGLFDYPVLMAADILLYQTNQVPVGEDQKQHLELSRDIAKRFNALYGDIFTIPEPFIPKSGARVMSLLDPTKKMSKSDDNRNNVITLLEDPKSVVKKLKRAVTDSDEPPVVRYDPVTKPGVSNLLDILSGVTGTPVAELEQAFAGKMYGHLKTAVADAVSEMLTSLQARYHALRADEAYLNQVLRDGAEKARAQASVTLAKVYDAVGFVAKP; encoded by the coding sequence ATGAGTAAGCCCATCGTATTTAGCGGCGCGCAGCCGTCAGGGGAACTGACCATTGGCAACTATATGGGTGCGCTGCGTCAGTGGGTCAGTATGCAGGATGATTATGACTGTATTTATTGTATCGTTGACCTGCATGCCATCACCGCCCGTCAGGATGCCCAGCAGCTGCGCAAGGCGACATTGGACGTTCTGGCGCTGTATCTAGCCTGCGGTATCGATCCCGCCAGAAGTACGGTTTTCATTCAGTCGCACGTGCCGGAGCATAGCCAGCTGGGCTGGCTGTTGAACTGCTATACCTATTTCGGCGAACTGAGCCGGATGACTCAGTTCAAGGATAAATCGGCCCGTTACGCCGAAAACATCAACGCCGGGCTGTTTGATTATCCGGTGCTGATGGCGGCGGATATCCTGCTCTACCAGACCAATCAGGTGCCGGTTGGGGAAGATCAGAAGCAGCACTTGGAGCTCAGCCGCGATATCGCCAAGCGGTTTAATGCGCTGTATGGCGACATTTTTACCATTCCGGAACCGTTTATTCCTAAGTCTGGCGCACGGGTGATGTCGTTGTTGGATCCGACGAAAAAGATGTCGAAATCGGATGATAACCGCAATAACGTGATAACTCTGCTTGAAGATCCGAAATCCGTGGTCAAGAAACTCAAGCGCGCGGTAACCGATTCCGACGAGCCGCCGGTGGTGCGCTACGATCCCGTGACGAAACCCGGCGTTTCCAATTTGCTGGATATTCTTTCAGGCGTGACCGGCACGCCGGTGGCTGAGCTGGAGCAGGCGTTTGCCGGCAAAATGTACGGCCATTTGAAAACCGCCGTCGCGGATGCGGTGTCGGAAATGCTGACGTCGTTACAGGCCCGCTACCATGCCCTACGCGCCGACGAGGCCTATTTGAATCAGGTCCTGCGCGACGGGGCGGAGAAAGCCCGCGCTCAGGCCAGCGTGACCCTGGCCAAGGTTTATGACGCGGTGGGCTTTGTCGCCAAACCCTGA
- a CDS encoding cytosine deaminase, with protein MPNPLLQTISHVRLPWREGLWQITLEQGIIRRLAPQNHGQRDGEGVLNAEGGLAIPPFVEPHIHLDTTQTAGDPRWNESGTLFEGIARWAERKAELTHEDVKTRAWQTLKWQIANGIQHVRSHVDVSDPSLTALKALLEVKREAAPWVDLQLVAFPQEGILSFPDGEALLEEALRLGADVVGAIPHYEFTREYGIASLHKAFALAQQYDRLVDVHCDEIDDEQSRFVETVATLALEARLGGRVTASHTTAMHSYNGAYTARLFRLLKLSGINFVANPLVNIHLQGRFDDYPKRRGVTRVKEMLAQGINVCFGHDDVFDPWYPLGTGNMLQVLHMGLHVCQLMGYEQINNGLNLITGNGARTLNLSGYGIKCGYQANLLILPAENGFDAVRRQTPPRYVIRRGRVIAHTLPSQSMLCLQEPESVNFR; from the coding sequence GTGCCTAATCCCCTGCTGCAAACGATCAGTCACGTCCGGCTGCCCTGGCGTGAAGGTTTATGGCAAATCACCCTCGAGCAGGGAATCATCCGCCGCCTGGCACCGCAAAATCACGGCCAGCGGGACGGCGAAGGGGTCCTCAACGCCGAGGGCGGATTGGCGATACCGCCCTTTGTGGAACCCCATATTCATCTTGATACCACTCAAACCGCCGGCGATCCGCGCTGGAATGAGTCCGGCACGCTGTTTGAAGGGATTGCCCGCTGGGCGGAGCGCAAGGCCGAGCTGACCCACGAGGATGTCAAAACCCGCGCCTGGCAGACGCTGAAATGGCAAATCGCAAACGGCATTCAGCACGTACGCAGCCATGTGGACGTCTCCGATCCGTCTCTGACGGCGTTAAAAGCGCTGTTGGAAGTCAAGCGGGAAGCGGCGCCTTGGGTGGATTTACAACTGGTGGCGTTTCCCCAGGAGGGGATCCTCTCTTTCCCGGACGGCGAGGCCCTGTTGGAGGAGGCGTTGCGACTGGGCGCGGATGTGGTTGGCGCGATCCCCCATTATGAGTTTACCCGCGAGTATGGCATCGCTTCTTTGCATAAAGCTTTCGCGTTGGCGCAACAGTACGATCGGCTGGTGGACGTTCATTGTGATGAGATAGATGACGAACAGTCGCGCTTTGTGGAAACCGTGGCGACGCTGGCGCTGGAGGCCCGGCTGGGCGGCAGGGTCACCGCCAGCCATACCACCGCCATGCATTCCTATAATGGCGCCTATACCGCGCGCCTGTTTCGTCTACTGAAACTGTCGGGCATCAATTTCGTTGCCAATCCGCTGGTGAATATTCACCTGCAGGGCCGTTTCGATGATTATCCCAAGCGCCGCGGCGTCACTCGCGTGAAAGAGATGCTGGCGCAGGGCATCAATGTCTGTTTCGGCCATGATGATGTGTTTGACCCCTGGTATCCTCTCGGCACCGGCAATATGCTACAGGTGCTGCATATGGGCCTGCACGTATGCCAATTGATGGGGTATGAGCAGATTAATAACGGGCTGAACCTGATTACCGGCAACGGCGCTCGGACGCTCAACCTGAGTGGGTACGGCATCAAATGCGGTTATCAGGCCAATTTGTTGATCCTGCCGGCGGAAAATGGTTTCGATGCCGTACGGCGCCAGACGCCGCCGCGCTATGTTATCCGCCGCGGGCGGGTGATAGCACACACCTTGCCGTCGCAATCGATGCTCTGCTTGCAGGAGCCGGAGAGCGTGAATTTTCGCTAA
- a CDS encoding PLP-dependent aminotransferase family protein, whose protein sequence is MTRYHRLADIIGDRIKQGLYNRGQRLPSVRALSVEHGVSISTVQQAYRVLEHRQLITARPKSGYFVCQQHGLPALPEMCRPAQRPVEISQWDLVLQLTRTRSARDVIHLGPGVPDVTANTLKPLRKLLSRVALHPDLRSLHYDELSGSAPLREQIARLMIDSGSHVAPEGVIITTGCHEALSIAIHALCQPGDIVAVDSPSFHGVTQILKGFGMKALEIPTDPLTGVSLEALELALEQWPIKAIQLTPNCNNPLGYLMPDAHKVALLTLAQRYDTPIIEDDVYADLAYHYPRPRTIKSFDEDGRVLLCSSFSKTLAPGLRIGWIEPGRYMEQVLHMKYIGTGATSTQPQLAIAEFLRQGHYLKHVSRMRARYQLNRDIMTEWVQRYFPAGTRISRPQGGFLLWVELPPAFDTLRLNRQLESKGVQVAVGPIFSASGKYRHCLRLNYANRMTPAIEAAVKCIGETVAQQLEACALLTPAAEAAQDGQ, encoded by the coding sequence ATGACCCGTTACCATCGTTTGGCCGATATCATCGGCGACCGCATCAAACAAGGCCTATACAACCGCGGCCAGCGGCTGCCCTCGGTGCGCGCGCTGAGCGTGGAACATGGCGTCAGCATCAGCACCGTGCAGCAGGCCTATCGGGTGCTGGAGCACCGGCAGTTAATCACCGCCCGCCCCAAATCCGGCTATTTCGTCTGTCAGCAGCACGGGCTGCCGGCGCTGCCGGAGATGTGCCGGCCCGCACAGCGACCGGTGGAAATTTCACAATGGGATCTGGTATTGCAGCTCACCCGCACCCGCAGCGCGCGCGATGTCATTCACCTCGGCCCCGGCGTCCCCGACGTCACCGCCAATACCTTGAAACCTTTACGTAAATTGTTGAGCCGCGTGGCGCTCCACCCGGATCTTCGCAGCCTGCATTATGATGAATTAAGCGGTTCCGCTCCCCTGCGCGAGCAGATCGCGCGCCTGATGATAGACAGCGGCAGCCATGTGGCGCCGGAAGGTGTCATCATCACCACCGGCTGCCACGAAGCGCTGTCGATCGCCATCCATGCGCTATGTCAGCCGGGGGATATTGTGGCGGTGGACTCCCCCAGCTTTCACGGCGTCACCCAAATCCTGAAAGGTTTCGGCATGAAGGCGCTGGAAATTCCCACCGACCCCCTCACCGGCGTCAGCCTGGAGGCGCTGGAACTCGCCCTCGAGCAATGGCCTATCAAGGCTATCCAATTGACCCCCAATTGTAATAATCCACTCGGCTATTTGATGCCTGACGCCCACAAGGTGGCGCTGTTGACGCTGGCGCAACGCTACGATACCCCCATAATCGAAGATGACGTTTACGCGGATCTTGCCTATCACTATCCCCGCCCGCGGACGATCAAGTCCTTTGATGAAGACGGCCGGGTGCTGCTATGCAGTTCATTTTCCAAAACGCTGGCGCCGGGCTTGCGTATCGGCTGGATCGAACCGGGACGCTATATGGAGCAGGTATTGCATATGAAATATATCGGCACCGGCGCCACCTCCACGCAACCGCAGTTGGCCATTGCCGAATTTCTGCGCCAGGGGCACTACCTGAAACACGTAAGCCGGATGCGCGCCCGCTATCAGCTAAATCGCGACATCATGACGGAATGGGTGCAGCGTTATTTTCCGGCAGGGACTAGGATAAGCCGGCCGCAGGGGGGATTTTTGCTGTGGGTAGAGTTGCCGCCGGCGTTTGATACCCTGCGGCTGAACCGTCAATTGGAGAGCAAAGGCGTACAGGTGGCGGTGGGACCCATTTTCTCCGCTTCCGGGAAATACCGCCACTGCCTGCGGCTCAATTACGCCAACCGCATGACACCGGCTATTGAAGCGGCGGTAAAATGCATCGGCGAAACGGTAGCGCAGCAGTTGGAAGCCTGCGCCTTGCTGACCCCGGCGGCGGAAGCGGCGCAGGATGGGCAGTAG
- a CDS encoding DUF1127 domain-containing protein, which produces MMKTSPQCLTASIPAATDPVARPTTPGWSGFVRRGWARLRRWRLYRRDKQILLALSDDQLRDIGLTRGDIHHYNEALHQHWRARRR; this is translated from the coding sequence ATGATGAAAACGTCACCGCAATGCCTTACCGCCTCAATACCGGCGGCAACCGACCCCGTCGCCCGCCCGACCACCCCTGGATGGTCAGGCTTTGTACGCCGCGGTTGGGCACGGTTACGCCGCTGGCGGCTCTATCGGCGCGACAAACAGATCCTGTTAGCGCTCAGCGACGACCAATTACGGGATATTGGTCTGACGCGTGGTGATATTCATCACTATAACGAAGCGCTGCATCAGCATTGGCGCGCCCGGCGGCGCTGA
- a CDS encoding HoxN/HupN/NixA family nickel/cobalt transporter, whose translation MTGSSPAVSRAPLLLAALIGANLFSWTWALLAFGHNSALIAASLLAWSYGLRHAVDADHIAAIDTVTRQMMQQGQRPTGVGAFFSLGHSTIVILATLTIALTASAFQDHMGWLHTYGGLIGSAVSSGFLLLMALSNLLILQGIWRRFRRLKQGNGAAPEEPMGGGLMYRLLGKLFRLTRKSWHMYLVGFLFGLGFDTATEIGLLGLSAAGASAGIAIWSIMVFPALFASGMALVDTLDNMMMINAYGWALNKPQRRLYYNMTVTATSVLVALVIGGLEAAGLLAEKFDLQGAPWRLVASLNDHLGNAGFVVIGLFAVCWGISALNYRWRRYDQLPI comes from the coding sequence ATGACCGGATCTTCCCCCGCCGTTTCCCGCGCCCCGCTGTTGTTGGCGGCGCTGATTGGGGCCAATCTGTTCAGCTGGACCTGGGCGCTGCTCGCTTTTGGACACAATAGCGCCCTTATCGCCGCCAGCCTCCTCGCCTGGAGCTACGGCTTGCGCCATGCGGTCGACGCCGATCATATCGCCGCCATCGACACCGTAACCCGTCAAATGATGCAGCAGGGCCAGCGCCCGACGGGGGTGGGGGCTTTTTTTTCCCTGGGGCACTCTACGATTGTCATTCTGGCCACCTTGACTATCGCGCTGACGGCTTCCGCCTTCCAGGACCACATGGGTTGGCTGCATACCTACGGCGGATTGATAGGCTCGGCCGTTTCCAGCGGTTTTCTGCTGCTAATGGCGCTGAGTAACCTCCTTATTCTGCAAGGCATCTGGCGCCGTTTCCGTCGGCTCAAACAGGGCAACGGTGCGGCACCCGAGGAGCCGATGGGGGGCGGGCTGATGTACCGCCTGCTTGGCAAACTGTTCCGGCTGACGCGTAAAAGCTGGCATATGTACCTGGTGGGGTTTTTATTCGGGCTGGGATTTGATACCGCCACCGAAATCGGGCTGCTTGGCTTGTCCGCCGCCGGCGCGTCGGCGGGCATTGCCATCTGGTCGATAATGGTCTTCCCGGCACTGTTCGCCAGCGGCATGGCGCTGGTGGATACCCTGGATAATATGATGATGATTAACGCCTATGGCTGGGCGCTGAATAAGCCGCAGCGCAGGCTTTATTACAATATGACGGTCACCGCCACCTCGGTACTGGTGGCGCTGGTGATAGGCGGGCTTGAGGCGGCGGGACTGCTGGCGGAAAAGTTCGATCTGCAGGGCGCCCCCTGGCGGCTCGTGGCGTCCCTTAATGATCATCTGGGCAACGCCGGCTTTGTGGTAATTGGCCTGTTCGCCGTCTGCTGGGGCATTTCGGCGCTTAACTATCGCTGGCGGCGCTACGATCAACTGCCCATTTGA
- the tsgA gene encoding MFS transporter TsgA, which translates to MNQNNTLRLTWISFFSYGLTGALVIVTGVVLGNIADYFQLPVSSMSNTFTFLNSGILAAIFLNAWLMEIIPLKRQLMFGFLLMVLAVLGLMSGHNLTVFSLSMFVLGVVSGITMSIGTYLITHLYAGRQRGSRLLFTDSFFSMAGTLFPMLAGVLLARHITWYWVYACIGVIYVVIFVLTLLSDFPVLKSRATAGQTLQTREPWGPGVALLALAALCYILGQLGFISWVPEYATTRFQMDIQQAGGLVSHFWTAYMVGMWVFSALLRFFDLQRIVTVLAALSAVFMYLFIHAGDPAWLPWCLLALGFVSSAIYTTIITLGSQQTRVTSPRLVNFILTCGTIGTMLTFVVTGPIVARYGVGAALQTSNLLYVTVFILCLLLGFVSRHRTHTQAIV; encoded by the coding sequence ATGAATCAAAACAACACATTAAGACTAACATGGATTAGTTTTTTTTCTTATGGGCTAACCGGCGCGCTGGTGATTGTCACCGGCGTGGTACTGGGCAACATCGCCGACTACTTCCAGTTACCCGTTTCCAGTATGAGCAATACCTTTACTTTCCTAAACTCAGGCATTTTAGCGGCGATATTTCTCAATGCCTGGCTGATGGAGATAATTCCCCTGAAACGGCAGTTGATGTTCGGCTTTCTGCTGATGGTGCTGGCGGTATTGGGGTTGATGAGCGGCCATAATCTGACGGTATTCTCCCTGTCGATGTTTGTACTGGGCGTGGTCAGCGGCATTACCATGTCTATCGGCACCTACCTCATCACCCATCTGTATGCGGGACGGCAGCGCGGCTCGCGCCTGTTGTTTACCGACTCGTTCTTTAGTATGGCCGGTACCCTGTTCCCGATGCTGGCCGGCGTACTGCTGGCGCGCCATATCACCTGGTACTGGGTTTATGCCTGTATCGGCGTGATCTACGTGGTAATTTTTGTCCTTACCCTGCTGTCCGATTTTCCCGTGCTGAAATCCCGCGCCACCGCCGGCCAGACGCTGCAAACCCGGGAGCCCTGGGGACCGGGCGTGGCGCTGTTGGCGCTGGCCGCGCTCTGTTATATCTTGGGTCAGCTAGGTTTTATTTCTTGGGTACCGGAATACGCCACGACGCGTTTCCAAATGGATATCCAGCAGGCCGGCGGATTGGTCAGTCATTTCTGGACCGCTTACATGGTCGGAATGTGGGTCTTTAGCGCTCTGCTGCGGTTCTTCGATTTGCAGCGCATCGTGACCGTGCTTGCGGCGCTTTCGGCGGTCTTCATGTATCTGTTCATCCACGCCGGCGATCCCGCCTGGTTGCCCTGGTGTTTGCTGGCGCTGGGTTTTGTTTCCAGCGCGATTTATACCACCATCATCACGCTGGGATCGCAGCAAACCCGCGTGACCTCCCCCAGATTGGTCAATTTTATCCTGACCTGCGGCACCATCGGCACCATGCTAACGTTTGTCGTGACCGGCCCCATCGTGGCCCGCTATGGCGTGGGCGCGGCGCTGCAAACCTCCAATCTGCTGTATGTTACGGTATTCATTCTGTGCCTGCTGCTGGGTTTCGTTAGCCGCCATCGCACTCATACTCAAGCGATCGTCTGA
- the ppiA gene encoding peptidylprolyl isomerase A — protein sequence MLKRSLATAATLLTLTFCSSGAYAAAQDSHVLLTTSAGNIELELDSAKAPVSVKNFVQYVNSGFYNNTIFHRVIPGFMIQGGGFNQDMSQKPTQAPIKNEADNGLRNTRGTIAMARTADKDSATSQFFINVADNAFLDHGQRDFGYAVFGKVVKGIEVADKIAQVPTKNEGPYQNVPVKPIVILSAKVLP from the coding sequence ATGCTCAAACGCTCTCTGGCGACCGCTGCTACCTTGCTTACCCTGACATTTTGCTCTTCGGGTGCTTATGCCGCGGCACAGGACTCCCATGTGCTGCTGACCACTTCAGCAGGCAACATCGAGCTGGAATTGGACAGCGCCAAAGCGCCGGTTTCGGTGAAAAACTTCGTGCAATACGTTAATAGCGGTTTTTATAACAACACTATTTTCCACCGCGTGATCCCCGGTTTCATGATCCAGGGCGGCGGATTCAACCAGGACATGTCGCAAAAGCCGACCCAGGCGCCGATTAAAAACGAAGCCGACAATGGCCTGCGCAATACCCGCGGCACGATCGCCATGGCGCGTACCGCCGATAAAGACAGCGCCACCAGCCAATTTTTCATCAACGTGGCCGACAACGCCTTCCTCGATCACGGCCAGCGCGATTTTGGTTATGCCGTCTTCGGCAAGGTGGTAAAAGGTATCGAGGTGGCGGACAAAATCGCTCAAGTACCCACCAAGAATGAGGGGCCGTACCAGAACGTGCCGGTTAAGCCGATAGTCATTCTTTCCGCCAAAGTCTTGCCCTAA
- a CDS encoding YhfG family protein, whose translation MKKMTEKQKARLFAKRRNDNFCASTRLEGYDIAPVTLEGEALSARLDALRRHYER comes from the coding sequence ATGAAAAAAATGACCGAAAAGCAAAAAGCGCGGCTATTTGCAAAGCGACGGAATGACAATTTTTGCGCCAGTACCCGGCTCGAAGGCTATGACATTGCGCCGGTCACGCTGGAAGGCGAAGCGCTATCCGCACGCCTGGACGCGCTGAGGAGGCATTATGAACGATAA
- a CDS encoding putative adenosine monophosphate-protein transferase Fic, translated as MNDKIGDDRDPYFYPGLKVLRNVLNIHEAAGLQEAELALTALRAASLTLGPANMGLPWLCAIHHTLFQDIYPWAGQLRSVDIYQNDVRFCHFAYLETEGNAVMQRLEEEDYLRDLPFEPFCDQLAVFYADINMLHPFREGNGRAQRIFFEQLIIHAGYDIRWHPLDRQDWLRANEAGAFGDPAPLAALFKRAVSEPGDDV; from the coding sequence ATGAACGATAAAATCGGCGACGACCGCGATCCCTATTTTTATCCGGGTCTGAAGGTGCTGCGTAACGTCCTGAACATTCATGAAGCCGCGGGCCTACAGGAAGCGGAATTGGCGTTGACCGCGCTGCGCGCCGCCTCGTTGACGCTGGGGCCCGCCAACATGGGATTGCCTTGGCTGTGCGCCATTCACCACACGCTTTTCCAAGATATCTATCCTTGGGCGGGCCAATTGCGCAGCGTCGATATTTATCAGAACGATGTCCGTTTTTGTCACTTCGCCTATCTGGAAACAGAAGGAAACGCGGTGATGCAGCGGCTGGAAGAAGAGGATTATCTGCGCGATCTGCCGTTTGAGCCGTTCTGTGACCAATTGGCGGTCTTTTACGCCGATATCAATATGTTACATCCCTTCCGCGAGGGTAACGGTCGCGCGCAGCGGATTTTCTTTGAACAGCTGATTATTCACGCCGGCTATGATATCCGCTGGCATCCCCTCGACCGGCAGGACTGGCTGCGCGCCAATGAGGCCGGCGCGTTTGGCGATCCGGCGCCGCTGGCCGCTTTGTTCAAAAGGGCGGTAAGCGAGCCGGGTGACGATGTGTAA
- a CDS encoding aminodeoxychorismate synthase component II codes for MNGLLIIDNYDSFTWNLYQYFCELGAQVMVRRHDSLDIADIERLAPARLVISPGPGTPDQAGISLAAIRHFAGKLPILGVCLGHQAIAQAFGARIVRARNVMHGKTSVIRHDGQGVFAGLAQPLTVTRYHSLVIDAASVPSCLAVTAWSQREGEPDEIMAIRHRSLPLEGVQFHPESIMSEQGHRLLANFLDR; via the coding sequence ATGAATGGATTGCTAATAATCGATAATTACGACTCATTCACCTGGAATCTCTATCAGTATTTCTGTGAGCTGGGGGCGCAGGTGATGGTGCGTCGTCATGACAGTCTGGATATCGCGGATATCGAGCGGCTGGCGCCGGCGCGTCTGGTCATCTCCCCCGGCCCGGGGACCCCGGACCAGGCCGGTATCTCCCTGGCCGCTATCCGGCATTTTGCCGGCAAGCTGCCCATCTTGGGCGTTTGTCTGGGGCATCAGGCCATCGCGCAGGCGTTCGGCGCCCGCATTGTCCGTGCGCGTAACGTCATGCACGGCAAAACCTCCGTTATTCGCCACGATGGTCAAGGGGTATTTGCCGGTCTGGCGCAGCCGCTGACGGTAACGCGTTATCACTCGCTGGTGATTGACGCGGCCAGCGTGCCGTCCTGCCTGGCGGTAACCGCCTGGAGTCAGCGCGAGGGAGAACCGGATGAAATTATGGCCATCCGCCATCGCTCACTGCCATTGGAGGGTGTACAGTTTCATCCTGAAAGCATCATGAGTGAACAAGGTCACCGGTTGCTGGCGAATTTCCTCGACCGCTAA
- the argD gene encoding bifunctional acetylornithine/succinyldiaminopimelate transaminase, which translates to MKTDDAAVTRETFDQVILPVYAPAQFIPVKGKGSRVWDQQGKEYVDFSGGIAVTALGHCHPALVAALKTQGETLWHTSNVFTNEPALRLARKLINATFADRVFFANSGGEANEAAFKLARHYAITRHSPYKTKIIAFHNAFHGRTLFTVSVGGQPKYSDGFGPKPADIVHVPFNDLDAVKAVIDDHTCAIVLEPIQGEGGITPATPAFLRGVRALCDEHQALLVMDEVQCGMGRSGKLFTYMHYGVQPDILTTAKALGGGFPISAMLTSENIASAMAVGTHGTTYGGNPLACAVAEAALDVINSPEVLAGINERHERFVQALQDINEKYQVFTQVRGMGLLLGAELAPRYQGRARDFLHAAALEGLMILNAGPDVIRFAPSLVVTFADIDEGLARFEKAVAQVTGAA; encoded by the coding sequence ATGAAAACAGACGATGCCGCAGTTACCCGGGAAACGTTCGATCAGGTCATCTTGCCGGTTTATGCACCCGCCCAGTTCATTCCGGTGAAAGGCAAAGGCAGCCGGGTTTGGGATCAGCAGGGCAAGGAGTATGTCGATTTTTCCGGCGGCATCGCGGTCACCGCGCTGGGGCACTGTCATCCGGCGCTGGTGGCGGCGTTAAAAACCCAAGGGGAAACGCTGTGGCACACCAGCAACGTCTTCACTAACGAACCGGCGCTGCGCCTGGCGCGTAAGCTTATCAATGCCACCTTTGCCGATCGCGTGTTTTTCGCCAATTCCGGCGGCGAGGCGAATGAGGCGGCGTTCAAGCTGGCGCGCCATTACGCCATTACCCGCCATAGCCCTTATAAGACCAAAATCATTGCGTTTCATAACGCTTTCCACGGCCGCACGCTGTTCACCGTGTCGGTGGGTGGGCAGCCGAAGTATTCAGACGGTTTCGGGCCGAAACCGGCGGATATCGTCCATGTGCCGTTCAACGATCTTGATGCGGTAAAAGCCGTTATCGACGATCACACTTGCGCTATCGTCCTGGAGCCGATCCAGGGGGAAGGGGGCATAACCCCGGCGACGCCGGCGTTTTTGCGCGGCGTACGGGCGTTGTGCGATGAGCATCAGGCGCTGCTGGTGATGGATGAGGTGCAATGCGGCATGGGCCGCAGCGGCAAACTCTTCACCTATATGCATTATGGCGTGCAGCCGGATATTCTCACCACCGCCAAAGCGCTGGGGGGCGGCTTTCCGATAAGCGCGATGCTAACCAGCGAAAATATCGCCTCGGCTATGGCCGTTGGCACCCACGGCACGACTTACGGCGGTAACCCGCTGGCCTGCGCGGTGGCGGAAGCCGCGCTGGACGTGATCAACTCTCCCGAGGTGCTGGCCGGTATCAATGAACGCCACGAGCGTTTCGTCCAAGCGCTGCAGGACATTAACGAAAAATATCAGGTCTTTACACAGGTGCGCGGTATGGGACTTCTGCTCGGCGCGGAGCTGGCGCCGCGCTATCAGGGGCGGGCGCGGGATTTCCTGCATGCCGCCGCCCTGGAAGGGCTCATGATTCTCAATGCCGGCCCCGATGTGATTCGTTTCGCGCCGTCGTTGGTGGTAACGTTTGCCGATATTGACGAGGGCTTGGCGCGGTTTGAGAAAGCCGTGGCGCAGGTGACGGGCGCGGCCTGA